A stretch of DNA from Catenulispora acidiphila DSM 44928:
GACGCGGACCGGAGACGGTAGCCGTAGGCGCCGCCGCAGACAACGCCTCGCATTCGGCCCGCACCCGCGCGACCTGATACGGCGAAGCCGGCAATCCGCCGAGCCCGGCCATCGCCGACAGCAGCGCCGGGGCGGCGACACCGGCGAGACCGGCGCGCGCCGGATCGGCCAGGTCCAGGTGGGAAGGCAGGGCGTCATCGGGGACGTCGCAGCCGTCGTAGATCTGCGCGAGCGCCTCGCCGACAGCACCGGCCGGCGACGCAGCAGCAGCCGAAGCAGCAGCAGCGGGGGAGTCCTGCGGCGCCCCGGAGCGCTCCGGCGCGCGCCGCAGCAGATCCGCCTCCGAAGCTCCCATCGCCCCAGCGGCCAGCACCCGTCCGACCGCCAGCAGCCGCGCCGCCACCTCCAGGCGGCCCGCATCGTCGGTGTCCGGATGCGCCAGCACCGCCAGCCGTCCGAGTCCGGCAGCCGGGCCCGGTGCCAGCCCGACGCCGGCGGCCCAGGCGTCGAGGCGCTGCTGCACCGTCTCGGCCAGGCCTGGGTCGTCGCGTACTGCCGGCGGGCAGTACAGCGCCTCGGTCACGCGTGCCGGCCGTCCGGTCTGCGACAGCCGTGAGGCCGCCATGCCCAGTCCGGTGTGCGGCACCGCAGCGATCGTGCCCATCAGTCCCCGTCCCCTTCCGCTTCAGCTTCCGCTTGGCCTTCCGGTGTTCCTCAGCCGCGCGGTGCCGCGACGTCGACGTTCTCCAGGATCCCGATGGCGTCGGGCACCAGGACCGCGGTCGAGTAGTACGCGGTGACCAGGTATTTGATGATCGCCTTGTCGGTGATCCCCATGAACCGGACGTTCAGGCCCGGTTCGTACTCATCCGGGATGCCGGTCTGCCGCAGCCCGACCACGCCCTGCTGTTCCCGGCCCAGGCGCATCGCCACGATGGAGGAGGTGTGGCCGTCGGCGACGCCGATCTTGCCGCAGGGGTAGATCGGGACGCCGCGCCACGCCGGGACCGCGTGTCCGTCGATGAGCACCGGGTCCGGGTACAGGCCGCGTTTGCTGCACTCGCGGCCGAACGCCGCGATCGCCTTGGGGTGTGCCAGGAACATGGTGGTACTGCGGCGCATCGCCAACAGGTCGTCCATGTCATCCGGGGTCGGCGGCCCGGACCAGGTGCTGATCCGCTGGTCGTAGTCGGTGTTGTGCAGCAGCCCGAACTCCCGGTTGTTCAGCAGCTCCCACTCCTGCCGCTCCCGGATCTCCTCGATCGTCAGCCGCAGCTGCTCTTTGACCTGGTCCATCGGGTCGTTGTAGAGGTCGGCGACGCGGGAGTGGACCCGCAGGATCGTCTGCGTCAACGACAGCTGATACTCGCGCGGGGACAGCTCGTAGTCCACGTAGGTGCCGGCGAGTTCGACCTCTCCTTCGTGTCCGGAGGTGACGTCCACGACCGCTTCGCCTTTGGAGTTCACCGCACGGTCGGTGCGGGCCACGAAGGCGTCGATGTGCTCCCGCAGGTCGGCGTTGCCCTCGCGGATGCGGGCGAAGTCAGCCATCGGCATCGCCAGCAGCGTGCCGGCGGTGGTGGCCTTCACCGTGGCGCTCCACAGCGGATCGGCCTGCAGCAGCACCTCATCTCCCAGGTGCGCGCCGTCGGTGAGGACGCCCAGCAGCGTCGGCTCGCCATAGGCGCCGATGGTGCTGCGCTCCACCCGGCCGTGCGCCAGGATGAACACCTCGTCGACCGGATGCCCGGCCTCGGCGATGACCTCGCCGGGGGCGAAGTCCCGCGGCGTGAACAACCCGGCCAGCTCGGCCAGCACCGCGTCGTCGGCGAACCCGCGCATCACCGGGATCTCCCGCAGCGTCTCCGGCACGATCCGGATGTCGTCGGCGCCGCTTTGCACCACCGCCACCCGCCCCCGGCCCACCGCCAGGCTCAGCCGCCGGTTCACCCGGTACGTGCCGCCGGAGACCTCCTCCCACGGCAGGCGCCGCAGCAGCCAGCGGGAGGTGATGCCGCGCATCTGCGGCTGCGTCTTGGTGGTGGTGGCCAGATTGCGGGCCGCATCAGTACTCAGGGACAGCGGCGAGTCCGTGGCGGCGGGATCCTCGGGCGCTTGCTCGGCGGTGCGGTCCGGAGTGATCGTCATGGCCGGGTCCTCCTAGTCATTGCCCGTGCCGGGGTCCGAAAGGGCTCCCTTTTGAACTAAGGCGAACCAAAGCCGGCCCACCAGTGCGCGACCAGGTGGCGGATCACGCGCGGCAGTGGCGCGCGCCTGCCCGAACGGATGGGTTTGCACGAAAGTCCCGCGGCGCTGACGTGCGGCGCGCGCGGTGCTGCGGATTCGCCGGTGTTCAGCCAGCCCGGTGCGGACTGTCGGCCGCGGGGTGGGTGTCAGCCGCGGCGGTCGGCGCCGGCCGCGGGGTGGGTGTCGGTGGCGGCGAGTTCCTCGGCGCGCAGCAACATCTTCTTCAGCAGGGCGTTGACGCGGGCCCGCTCCCGCTCGTCCAGGGCGCCGACGATCTGCCGCTCCACCTCGTCCTGGAAGCGCATGCCCGCCAGCCACTTGGCGTGGCCGGCGTCGGTGAGCTCGACATCGACGCGGCGGCGGTCGGCGGTGCCGCGGATCCGGCGGACCAGCCCGGCCTGCTCCAGGGCGTCCAGGCGGCCGGTGACGCCGGCGGGGGAGAGCAGCAGCTCGGCGGCCAGCTCCCCGGGGGTGGCGCGGCGGTCGTCGCGGGCGGCGAGGCGGTGCAGCGTCTGGAACTCGAAGTCCTGCA
This window harbors:
- a CDS encoding isoprenoid biosynthesis enzyme family protein, translating into MGTIAAVPHTGLGMAASRLSQTGRPARVTEALYCPPAVRDDPGLAETVQQRLDAWAAGVGLAPGPAAGLGRLAVLAHPDTDDAGRLEVAARLLAVGRVLAAGAMGASEADLLRRAPERSGAPQDSPAAAASAAAASPAGAVGEALAQIYDGCDVPDDALPSHLDLADPARAGLAGVAAPALLSAMAGLGGLPASPYQVARVRAECEALSAAAPTATVSGPRPPWEYLSLGHVNAYSPALAALDAVDGYELSPSSSGDPELRRAQRLAALAAALLHDIASPAPSGLTAAIARAEGLTAGAAGRRAAQVHDEAMRAFQHHATQLAGSADPSTRRYLAGLWTWLGGHRTWHAVCEHAVAEHPAP
- a CDS encoding family 2B encapsulin nanocompartment shell protein, which translates into the protein MTITPDRTAEQAPEDPAATDSPLSLSTDAARNLATTTKTQPQMRGITSRWLLRRLPWEEVSGGTYRVNRRLSLAVGRGRVAVVQSGADDIRIVPETLREIPVMRGFADDAVLAELAGLFTPRDFAPGEVIAEAGHPVDEVFILAHGRVERSTIGAYGEPTLLGVLTDGAHLGDEVLLQADPLWSATVKATTAGTLLAMPMADFARIREGNADLREHIDAFVARTDRAVNSKGEAVVDVTSGHEGEVELAGTYVDYELSPREYQLSLTQTILRVHSRVADLYNDPMDQVKEQLRLTIEEIRERQEWELLNNREFGLLHNTDYDQRISTWSGPPTPDDMDDLLAMRRSTTMFLAHPKAIAAFGRECSKRGLYPDPVLIDGHAVPAWRGVPIYPCGKIGVADGHTSSIVAMRLGREQQGVVGLRQTGIPDEYEPGLNVRFMGITDKAIIKYLVTAYYSTAVLVPDAIGILENVDVAAPRG
- a CDS encoding MarR family winged helix-turn-helix transcriptional regulator, which gives rise to MEDSVDRHLARWRGKAPYDETVEAVITRMQNLTKHVAHGKRRMVEQIGLQDFEFQTLHRLAARDDRRATPGELAAELLLSPAGVTGRLDALEQAGLVRRIRGTADRRRVDVELTDAGHAKWLAGMRFQDEVERQIVGALDERERARVNALLKKMLLRAEELAATDTHPAAGADRRG